From a region of the Fischerella sp. JS2 genome:
- a CDS encoding DUF1702 family protein, translated as MKILQQLIKEILKIPPAETNFERRGFYKNNSQIEKHLEKVGYTFLLGYHAAIKDEGLKALEFELNQVELELRGFAFEGAGMGLALLDIITPWNKKRLQLYLEGFGSSHIYMAHVGIGWVLARLHRRIEKTLEQLDPLLGWLAIDGYGFHEGYFHWPQSIEKQQVPKAIYGYACRVFDQGLGRSLWFVKGADIDQILETITNFSKERHADLWSGVGLACAYAGGVDLWTIKSLREAAKSYQPQLAQGAAFAAKTRQRARNPAKHTELACEILCGLSAANAAEITDAALAQILPNGSEPMYEVWRRRIQAKFTQEILV; from the coding sequence CACCCGCAGAAACTAATTTTGAACGGCGTGGATTTTATAAAAATAACAGTCAAATCGAAAAACATTTAGAAAAAGTAGGATATACATTTCTCCTCGGCTATCATGCAGCTATTAAGGATGAAGGTTTAAAAGCCTTAGAGTTTGAACTCAATCAGGTGGAATTAGAACTTCGTGGATTTGCTTTTGAAGGAGCAGGGATGGGTTTAGCTTTATTAGATATAATAACTCCCTGGAATAAAAAGCGGCTGCAATTATATTTAGAAGGCTTTGGCTCATCTCATATATACATGGCACATGTCGGTATTGGCTGGGTTTTAGCTAGGTTACATCGAAGGATTGAAAAAACTTTGGAGCAATTAGATCCTCTATTAGGTTGGTTGGCGATCGATGGATATGGTTTTCATGAGGGTTACTTTCATTGGCCTCAATCTATAGAAAAACAACAGGTTCCCAAAGCCATTTATGGGTATGCCTGTCGAGTTTTCGATCAAGGATTAGGTAGAAGTCTCTGGTTTGTGAAAGGTGCTGATATTGATCAAATCTTAGAAACTATTACTAACTTCTCCAAAGAGCGCCATGCAGATCTTTGGAGTGGTGTAGGTCTTGCCTGTGCTTATGCTGGTGGTGTAGACCTTTGGACGATAAAATCTTTACGAGAAGCAGCAAAATCTTATCAGCCTCAATTAGCCCAAGGAGCAGCCTTTGCTGCTAAGACACGGCAGAGAGCTAGAAACCCAGCAAAGCATACAGAGCTTGCTTGTGAAATACTGTGCGGCTTGTCTGCTGCTAATGCTGCGGAAATTACTGATGCTGCTCTAGCGCAGATATTACCAAACGGTAGCGAACCAATGTATGAGGTTTGGCGACGCAGAATTCAGGCTAAATTTACCCAGGAGATCCTAGTATGA
- a CDS encoding CRTAC1 family protein has product MKFWIAFIQRHAKRIVASSLIFVLFWLVRLPELSDVERNALTSHFNFARSPLPELVGYSSNTKRAVHPSLNRHSAWTSSVGASVALNDLDKDGLSNDVCYVDTRINQIIIAPVPGTPNRYQPFTLEPISLPYDRTTMAPMGCLPGDLNEDGLIDILAYYWGRTPIAYLQKQTVGKNQLQLSSDRYVERELVPNGERWFTNAATLADLDGDGHTDLIIGNYHQDEARILDVSASGREQMQHSMSRAKNGGSSRFFLWTGATTGKEPTVQFQEAKDVLDESIKHSWTLAIAAADLDGDLLPEVYFANDFGPDRLLYNRSQPGELRFALLEGKRGLTTPRSKVLGRDSFKGMGVDFGDINHDGLLDIYVSNIASEYALEESHFLFTSTGNIESMQQGIAPYIDRSEPMGVSRSGWGWESKFGDFDNDGTLEALQATGFVKGTVNRWPELHELAMGNDDLLRDSRFWPRLQSGDDLSGHQHNPFFVMAQNGRYYDLAQDLGIDTTEVSRGIATADVDGDGDLDFATANQWETSYFYKNKSNKAGAFLGLHLLRELGSTTLTDTVVRSGHPGMEVIGQPAIGATATVHLADGRQLIAQVDGGNGHSGDRSPDLHFGLGQLSPKTQIQVDLRWRDLNGRIREKSLHLEPGWHTVLLGGLSKEEA; this is encoded by the coding sequence ATGAAGTTCTGGATAGCTTTCATACAGCGCCATGCCAAGCGCATAGTGGCGAGTTCTTTAATTTTTGTATTATTCTGGCTGGTTCGATTACCAGAGTTATCTGATGTAGAACGCAACGCACTCACTAGCCACTTTAATTTTGCACGATCGCCCTTACCAGAGTTAGTAGGTTACTCATCTAATACTAAACGAGCAGTTCATCCTAGTTTAAACCGTCATTCAGCTTGGACTTCTTCTGTAGGTGCATCCGTAGCATTAAACGATCTGGATAAAGACGGATTATCTAATGATGTTTGCTACGTAGACACAAGAATTAATCAGATTATTATTGCACCAGTTCCGGGAACACCCAACCGTTATCAGCCTTTTACTCTAGAGCCAATCTCACTGCCTTACGATCGCACAACAATGGCTCCTATGGGTTGTTTGCCTGGAGATTTAAATGAGGACGGGTTGATTGATATCCTGGCCTATTACTGGGGACGAACTCCGATCGCATATCTGCAAAAACAAACAGTAGGTAAAAACCAATTGCAGTTATCTAGCGATCGCTACGTAGAACGCGAACTTGTGCCAAACGGTGAGCGATGGTTTACCAATGCTGCTACCCTTGCCGATTTAGATGGTGATGGACATACTGACCTAATCATTGGTAATTACCACCAAGATGAGGCGCGAATTTTAGATGTTAGTGCCTCTGGGCGCGAACAAATGCAACATTCCATGAGTAGAGCTAAGAACGGTGGGAGCAGTCGATTTTTTCTGTGGACAGGAGCAACAACAGGAAAAGAGCCAACAGTGCAGTTTCAAGAAGCTAAAGATGTTCTCGATGAGTCAATCAAACATAGTTGGACTTTAGCTATTGCAGCAGCAGATCTTGATGGGGATTTACTACCTGAAGTTTACTTCGCAAATGATTTTGGCCCCGATCGCCTATTGTACAATCGCTCCCAACCAGGAGAGTTGCGTTTTGCCCTCCTAGAAGGAAAAAGAGGCCTCACTACTCCCAGATCGAAAGTTCTTGGTCGTGACAGTTTCAAAGGAATGGGCGTAGATTTTGGCGACATCAATCATGATGGGTTACTCGATATTTATGTCAGTAACATTGCTTCTGAATATGCTCTAGAAGAGAGTCACTTTCTGTTTACCAGCACGGGCAATATTGAGTCTATGCAGCAAGGTATCGCTCCCTATATTGATCGCAGCGAACCAATGGGTGTATCCCGTAGTGGCTGGGGTTGGGAATCAAAGTTTGGTGATTTTGATAATGATGGAACTCTCGAAGCATTGCAAGCAACAGGCTTTGTCAAAGGAACAGTCAATCGCTGGCCAGAGTTGCACGAGCTAGCAATGGGAAACGATGACCTTTTAAGAGATTCTCGCTTTTGGCCTCGTTTGCAATCTGGTGATGATTTAAGCGGCCATCAACACAATCCATTTTTTGTCATGGCACAAAATGGTCGTTACTATGACTTGGCTCAAGACTTAGGAATTGACACGACAGAAGTTAGTCGAGGTATTGCGACAGCCGATGTAGATGGTGATGGAGATTTGGATTTTGCCACAGCTAATCAGTGGGAAACTTCTTATTTCTACAAAAACAAGAGCAATAAAGCTGGAGCATTTTTGGGTCTTCACCTTCTACGCGAACTTGGTTCAACAACATTAACTGATACAGTTGTGCGTTCTGGTCATCCAGGAATGGAGGTAATTGGACAACCTGCGATCGGTGCGACTGCAACCGTTCATCTAGCGGATGGTCGCCAGTTAATTGCTCAGGTAGATGGTGGAAATGGTCATTCTGGCGATCGCAGTCCCGACCTACATTTTGGATTGGGTCAGTTATCGCCGAAAACTCAAATCCAAGTCGATTTGCGCTGGCGGGATCTGAATGGACGAATTCGTGAAAAATCCCTGCACTTAGAACCTGGTTGGCATACCGTGTTGCTAGGTGGATTATCCAAAGAGGAGGCTTAA
- a CDS encoding RnfABCDGE type electron transport complex subunit D: protein MTTIVSWSKADRLGGLRRFAIAITLLNLLGHSFLGFEQSWAQPLVALATTYSVEILLEVVEAVVQKRIPHFIGGIQQFIDFLLPAHITGLAVAMLLYANEQLFPIIFASAVAIASKAMFHTAVGKSNRHFFNPSNFGITVTLLLFPWVGIAPPYQFTENLSGMGDWLLPGLIVITGTFLNARFTRRLPLIAAWLIGFVIQALLRSFIFGTPLVPALVPMTGVAFILFTFYMVTDPGTTPVDPREQILFGAGVAATYGVLMVSHIVFGLFFALTIVCAVRGILLQVQTMIKLEEPANMVPASATAVEV, encoded by the coding sequence ATGACGACAATAGTTAGTTGGAGTAAAGCAGATCGTTTAGGGGGATTGCGGCGCTTTGCGATCGCTATTACACTCCTCAACTTATTAGGGCATTCCTTTCTAGGGTTTGAGCAATCCTGGGCGCAACCTCTGGTGGCGTTAGCAACTACATACAGCGTGGAAATTTTGCTAGAAGTAGTTGAAGCTGTAGTACAGAAGCGCATTCCGCATTTTATTGGTGGAATACAACAATTTATTGATTTTCTGCTGCCCGCACATATAACAGGGTTAGCTGTGGCAATGCTACTTTATGCTAATGAGCAGTTATTCCCTATCATCTTTGCATCTGCGGTGGCGATCGCTTCCAAAGCCATGTTTCACACTGCTGTCGGTAAAAGTAATCGCCATTTTTTCAACCCCTCCAACTTTGGGATTACCGTAACTCTGCTGCTCTTTCCTTGGGTGGGAATTGCACCTCCCTATCAATTCACAGAGAACCTGAGTGGTATGGGAGATTGGTTGTTACCAGGGCTGATCGTGATTACAGGAACGTTTCTCAATGCCCGTTTTACTCGTCGATTACCTTTGATTGCGGCCTGGTTAATTGGGTTTGTCATTCAAGCATTGCTGAGAAGCTTCATTTTTGGTACACCGCTTGTTCCCGCATTAGTACCGATGACAGGTGTGGCATTTATTCTCTTTACCTTTTACATGGTGACAGACCCTGGTACAACACCCGTTGACCCTAGAGAGCAAATTTTATTTGGAGCCGGAGTTGCTGCAACCTATGGAGTTTTGATGGTTTCCCATATTGTCTTTGGACTTTTCTTTGCTTTAACTATTGTCTGTGCAGTTCGCGGGATTCTTCTGCAAGTGCAGACAATGATCAAACTGGAAGAACCAGCAAACATGGTTCCGGCATCAGCCACAGCAGTGGAGGTATAA
- a CDS encoding polyketide synthase, which yields MKPAIAIVGMACQYPDARSPIELWENVLAQRRAFRRIPSERLSLEDYWSDDRNAVDSTYTTQAALIEGYEFDRLHFRVAGNTFRSADFVHWLALDVATQALNDADFLNNKGLPHERTGVLVGNTLTGEFSRANTLRLRWPYVHRVVETTLAKADFSPQQRSAFLQELEATYKAPFPEITEETLAGNLSNTIAGRICNHYDLKGGGYTVDGACSSSLLAVANACTALIVGDLDVAIVGGIDLSLDPFELIGFAKTGALASDEMRVYDAGSNGFWPGEGCGFVVLMRYEDAVAQHHQVYAVIRGWGISSDGKGGITRPEVEGQTIGLNRAYERAGFDAATVAYFEGHGTGTKVGDATELQVLSQILQKAAIDTPLAVISSIKANIGHTKAAAGIAGLIKATMALHTQIWRCIIAV from the coding sequence ATGAAGCCTGCGATCGCGATCGTTGGAATGGCCTGTCAATATCCAGATGCTCGCTCACCCATTGAGCTTTGGGAAAATGTACTAGCGCAGCGTCGAGCGTTTCGGCGTATACCATCAGAGCGTTTATCATTAGAAGATTATTGGTCTGATGACCGCAACGCAGTTGACAGCACTTATACAACCCAAGCAGCTCTAATTGAGGGCTATGAATTCGATCGCCTTCACTTTCGAGTCGCAGGAAATACATTTCGTTCGGCTGATTTTGTCCATTGGTTAGCCTTGGATGTGGCAACTCAAGCCTTAAATGATGCTGATTTTTTAAACAATAAAGGTTTACCCCATGAGCGAACGGGAGTGCTAGTTGGTAACACGCTTACAGGAGAATTCTCTCGCGCCAACACATTAAGATTGCGCTGGCCGTATGTACATCGGGTTGTAGAAACCACATTAGCAAAAGCAGATTTTTCACCTCAGCAGCGTTCTGCATTTTTACAAGAATTAGAAGCAACCTACAAAGCTCCCTTTCCCGAAATAACTGAAGAAACTTTAGCAGGTAACCTTTCTAACACGATTGCCGGACGCATCTGTAATCATTACGACCTCAAAGGTGGTGGTTATACCGTTGATGGAGCCTGTAGTTCTTCATTGCTGGCGGTTGCCAATGCTTGTACAGCCTTGATTGTGGGCGACTTGGATGTAGCCATTGTCGGTGGTATCGATCTGAGCCTCGATCCATTTGAACTAATTGGATTTGCCAAGACAGGCGCATTAGCATCTGATGAGATGCGCGTGTATGATGCTGGCTCTAATGGTTTCTGGCCAGGTGAAGGATGTGGCTTTGTAGTGCTAATGCGTTATGAGGATGCAGTAGCTCAACATCATCAAGTTTACGCCGTAATTCGCGGTTGGGGAATTTCGTCGGACGGTAAAGGCGGAATTACACGTCCTGAAGTAGAAGGGCAAACTATAGGATTAAACCGTGCTTATGAGCGTGCTGGTTTTGATGCGGCAACAGTTGCTTATTTTGAAGGGCATGGCACAGGTACGAAAGTTGGTGATGCCACAGAACTTCAAGTTCTCTCGCAAATTCTCCAAAAGGCAGCCATTGATACTCCTTTGGCAGTCATTAGCTCGATCAAAGCAAATATTGGTCATACGAAAGCAGCCGCAGGGATAGCTGGCTTAATTAAAGCCACTATGGCACTCCATACACAAATTTGGCGTTGCATAATAGCGGTATGA
- a CDS encoding IS1 family transposase (programmed frameshift), producing MECPRCGSCHNRKNGKKRGKQNHICCDCGRQFIDVYKPPRGYSDEIKQECLKMYVNGMGFRGIERVKNVHHTTIIHWVKRVGTQLADTPNSKEIPQVGELDELETFIGFKKNKIWLWTAVNHFTQGILAWVLGDRSSTTFQQLWNIVQCWQSYFYVTDGYPVYPCFVPDGDQIVSKTYMTRVENENTRLRHYLARLHRKTLCYSKTEEMLRYSVRLLLHYLKYRSVPLPA from the exons ATGGAATGTCCACGCTGTGGATCTTGTCATAACCGTAAGAATGGAAAGAAAAGAGGTAAACAGAATCACATTTGCTGTGATTGTGGTCGTCAATTCATTGATGTCTATAAACCACCCAGGGGCTACTCGGATGAAATCAAACAAGAATGCCTAAAAATGTACGTCAATGGTATGGGATTTCGTGGAATTGAAAGGGTGAAAAACGTTCATCATACTACCATTATTCATTGGGTTAAACGAGTGGGTACACAATTGGCGGATACACCAAATTCAAAGGAAATTCCGCAGGTGGGAGAACTAGATGAATTAGAAACATTTATTGGTT TCAAAAAAAATAAAATCTGGTTGTGGACGGCGGTAAATCACTTTACTCAAGGTATTCTTGCTTGGGTTTTAGGTGATCGTAGTTCGACTACTTTCCAACAGTTATGGAACATTGTCCAGTGTTGGCAGAGTTATTTTTACGTCACAGATGGATACCCTGTTTACCCTTGTTTTGTTCCTGATGGTGACCAAATTGTGAGTAAGACCTACATGACACGAGTCGAAAATGAAAACACAAGGCTTAGACATTATTTGGCTCGTCTTCATCGTAAAACTTTATGTTATTCCAAAACCGAGGAAATGCTGAGATACTCTGTTCGATTGTTATTGCACTACCTCAAATATCGTTCTGTTCCCTTACCTGCCTAA
- a CDS encoding SDR family NAD(P)-dependent oxidoreductase — protein sequence MTGCTQVHPQLAQETSIRVLDRGELWPTNSQLRAGVSAMGFGGINTHVVLEGISTRRQVLSSQEHRLLSSAQDAELMLVAAEDANHLLLQVEHLLTLAPKLSRSELTDLAAQLEKNLTDRTVRAAIITSTPQELTTQLEILRSWLQEEFTVRLDSRMGVFLGVTIDKPQIGFLFPGQASPTYFNGGAWERRFECVHDLYQWANLPQNSDRKATAVAQPAIVTAAMAGLRVLNKFGIAASVSVGHSLGELSALHWAGAFDEAELLRIATVRGQTMTKVGNTLGAMASIQASQPVVENLINGDRVVIAGLNSPQQTVISGEVTGVTTVVNRAQAMGLKAVTLPVSHAFHSPLVADAAQPFADYLGQEAFQTLQRTVVSTVTGRAIDYTEDLRSLLHRQITATVRFIEAVTKAAAGVNLFIEVGPGRVLSGLVTEFVDVPIVSLDASGSSLKGLLQAVGAAFVVGTPVKHKELFSDRFTRPFDLNWQPQFFVNPCELAPRLQEAEGRRGKSQGDSTPPDLESLNSRSVEFLHSCSSWSQPRTEGRRNTALCPLPSTFVDRSPLELVCQLVAQRAELPVSAIADHHRLLSDLHLNSITVSQIVVEAARSLNIAPPIAPISYADATVAEVAQALEELLRLGSSQADSVAERLPSGVDAWVRTFTIELVERSLPRRQVANLPGSWKVITTLDHPLAEPLQQAFQDCEGSGVVVCLPAVELGTASLQELPHIELLLEAYSAVLAQENARFVLVQQSGGGAGFARTLYLEAPQVTTCVVNVPMDRSQAAEWVLAEARAAIGYSEAHYDELGIRYEPVLKVLPQLETSAVPLKADDVLLVTGGGKGITAECAFALAKETGVRLVLLGRSQPERDPELLTNLDRMTAAGIEFRYIATDITDAVAVKSAIHTAEAAFGSISAILHGAARNVPQLLSNLEQQDFLHTLAPKVQGLQNVLAAVNPEDLRLLIGFGSIIARTGLPGEADYALANEWLVHLIQRWQADHPHCRCLAIEWSIWSEVGMGSRLGSIDTLLRQGITPIPTDQGIAMLRHLLTQPFAGCAIATGRFGGLPTIQLEQTELQLLRFLEQPRVYYPGVELVVDATLSTGTDLYLNDHQFQGERVFPAVLGLEAMAQVAMALASTEELPVFEQVKFERPVVVAESTPLKIQIAALMYESGHIEVTLRSEQTGFAVNHFRATCWIGTQGSEIGQLSTHALNLASVADFVSLNPQRDLYGEILFHQGRFRRLSSYRQLRAKECLAEITPDPGSNWFSSYLPAQLILGDPAVRDAAVHALQACIPQATILPIAVERLELSSLPSTEPQFVYAKERSHDGNTFIYDLEICDRSGQILERWQGLQLKVIQSSLAKNPWVESLLGPYLERRIQERFPSADIAIIVDCNPNIERRVHSDRVIQQAIGSKVPIWRRFDGKPEVVGCQQVSVSHTEALTIAIVGKGAIGCDVEPVVSRPVSIWQDLLGIERFKLAEIIHQETGEDQNTAATRIWTAIECLKKAGAIENAPLILASLTASNDEVLLQSGDLSISTFDISVQSFAHKLVFSVLLNKRYF from the coding sequence ATGACGGGCTGTACGCAGGTTCATCCACAACTAGCACAAGAGACTTCGATACGGGTACTTGATCGCGGTGAACTTTGGCCTACTAATTCTCAATTACGCGCTGGAGTCAGTGCAATGGGTTTTGGTGGAATTAATACCCATGTTGTACTAGAAGGAATTAGCACAAGGCGGCAAGTACTTAGTAGTCAGGAACACAGGTTATTATCTTCTGCTCAAGACGCTGAACTGATGTTGGTAGCTGCTGAAGATGCAAATCATTTGCTTCTACAAGTAGAGCATTTGTTAACTTTAGCACCTAAGTTATCTCGTTCAGAGTTAACAGATTTAGCTGCTCAGTTAGAAAAAAATCTAACTGATCGTACAGTGCGGGCAGCAATTATCACATCAACTCCCCAAGAACTAACAACCCAATTAGAGATTTTGCGATCGTGGTTGCAAGAAGAATTCACTGTTCGGCTCGACAGTCGTATGGGAGTGTTTTTAGGAGTAACCATAGATAAACCGCAAATCGGATTTTTGTTTCCAGGGCAAGCCTCTCCCACTTACTTCAATGGTGGAGCATGGGAACGACGATTTGAGTGTGTACACGACCTTTATCAGTGGGCAAATCTTCCACAAAATAGCGATCGCAAAGCCACAGCAGTGGCACAACCTGCGATCGTCACTGCTGCAATGGCAGGATTAAGAGTCTTAAACAAATTTGGCATCGCAGCCAGTGTCAGCGTTGGACACAGCTTAGGAGAACTTTCAGCACTGCATTGGGCTGGTGCTTTTGATGAAGCTGAGTTATTACGGATTGCGACTGTGCGTGGGCAGACAATGACCAAGGTAGGTAATACCCTTGGTGCAATGGCGAGTATTCAGGCATCGCAACCTGTAGTGGAGAATTTAATTAACGGCGATCGCGTTGTCATTGCGGGGTTGAACTCGCCTCAACAGACAGTCATTTCCGGTGAAGTTACTGGTGTCACCACAGTTGTGAATCGAGCGCAAGCAATGGGATTAAAAGCTGTTACCTTACCTGTATCCCATGCTTTCCACTCACCTTTGGTAGCAGATGCAGCCCAACCATTCGCAGACTATTTAGGGCAAGAAGCATTTCAAACATTACAGCGAACTGTGGTTTCTACGGTGACGGGGAGAGCGATTGATTACACTGAAGATTTGCGATCGCTTCTGCATCGGCAAATCACTGCCACCGTTAGATTTATTGAGGCAGTTACCAAGGCTGCGGCAGGAGTTAACCTGTTTATCGAAGTTGGGCCGGGTCGCGTTTTATCAGGATTAGTTACTGAATTTGTGGACGTGCCAATAGTATCATTGGATGCTAGCGGTTCTTCTTTAAAAGGCTTACTACAGGCAGTTGGTGCGGCGTTTGTCGTTGGCACACCAGTTAAACACAAAGAACTGTTTAGCGATCGCTTTACCCGACCATTTGATTTGAACTGGCAACCGCAATTCTTTGTCAATCCTTGTGAGTTAGCACCAAGGCTGCAAGAGGCAGAGGGCAGAAGGGGTAAGTCACAAGGGGATTCAACCCCTCCTGACTTGGAGTCACTGAACTCTCGTTCAGTGGAGTTCTTACACTCTTGCTCCTCCTGGTCGCAGCCGCGAACAGAGGGCAGAAGGAATACTGCCCTCTGCCCTCTGCCCTCTACCTTTGTTGATCGATCGCCATTAGAATTAGTTTGCCAGCTTGTCGCACAACGGGCAGAACTTCCTGTCAGTGCGATCGCAGATCATCATCGATTGTTGAGCGATCTTCATCTCAATTCAATCACAGTGAGCCAAATTGTAGTCGAAGCAGCGCGATCGCTTAATATCGCCCCACCGATTGCTCCAATTAGTTATGCCGATGCCACGGTTGCTGAAGTCGCTCAGGCATTAGAAGAACTCTTACGCCTCGGCAGTTCGCAAGCTGACAGTGTTGCAGAACGCTTACCTTCAGGTGTGGATGCTTGGGTGCGTACATTTACAATTGAACTAGTGGAGCGTTCCTTGCCTCGTCGTCAAGTTGCTAACTTGCCAGGATCTTGGAAAGTAATTACAACCTTAGATCATCCTTTAGCAGAACCTTTGCAGCAAGCATTTCAGGACTGTGAGGGTAGTGGAGTAGTCGTCTGTCTTCCTGCTGTTGAGCTTGGTACAGCATCTTTACAGGAACTTCCTCATATTGAGCTATTGCTAGAAGCCTATAGTGCAGTGTTGGCACAAGAGAATGCTCGGTTTGTGCTGGTTCAACAAAGTGGAGGTGGAGCAGGATTTGCTCGAACCCTTTATCTAGAAGCGCCACAGGTGACAACTTGTGTAGTTAATGTGCCAATGGATCGTTCCCAAGCGGCCGAATGGGTGCTGGCAGAAGCAAGAGCAGCAATAGGTTACTCTGAGGCACACTATGATGAGTTGGGAATAAGATACGAGCCAGTACTCAAAGTATTACCCCAGTTAGAAACATCTGCTGTTCCCCTGAAAGCAGATGATGTGTTGCTAGTCACAGGTGGTGGCAAAGGAATTACCGCAGAATGTGCGTTTGCCTTAGCTAAAGAAACGGGAGTGCGATTGGTGTTGTTGGGGCGATCGCAACCAGAGCGAGATCCTGAACTGTTGACCAATCTCGACCGCATGACTGCTGCGGGAATTGAATTTCGTTACATTGCCACCGATATTACTGATGCAGTTGCAGTGAAATCGGCTATCCACACAGCAGAAGCAGCATTCGGTTCCATTTCCGCCATTCTGCACGGTGCAGCCCGCAACGTTCCGCAACTGTTGAGTAACCTGGAACAACAAGATTTTCTTCACACCCTTGCTCCTAAAGTTCAGGGTTTGCAGAATGTCCTGGCCGCAGTCAATCCAGAGGATTTGCGACTGTTGATTGGCTTTGGTTCGATCATTGCTCGCACAGGCTTACCCGGTGAGGCGGACTATGCCCTAGCAAATGAATGGCTAGTACATCTGATTCAACGCTGGCAAGCAGATCATCCTCATTGTCGCTGCTTGGCTATCGAGTGGTCGATCTGGTCTGAAGTGGGAATGGGTTCCCGTTTGGGCAGTATAGATACCCTGTTGCGGCAAGGGATTACTCCGATTCCGACAGATCAAGGGATTGCCATGCTACGTCACCTACTAACTCAGCCATTCGCTGGTTGTGCGATCGCAACTGGGCGTTTCGGTGGACTCCCGACAATCCAGCTTGAGCAAACAGAACTGCAATTACTGCGTTTTCTAGAACAGCCACGAGTCTACTATCCTGGTGTAGAACTTGTAGTTGATGCCACCCTATCCACAGGAACCGACCTCTATCTGAATGACCATCAGTTTCAGGGAGAACGGGTGTTTCCCGCCGTCTTGGGGTTAGAGGCAATGGCACAGGTAGCTATGGCATTGGCAAGCACAGAGGAACTACCCGTATTCGAGCAGGTAAAGTTTGAGCGTCCTGTTGTTGTTGCCGAATCCACACCTTTGAAAATTCAGATTGCTGCCTTGATGTATGAGTCGGGACACATTGAAGTTACACTCAGAAGTGAGCAGACTGGATTTGCAGTGAATCACTTCCGAGCTACCTGTTGGATTGGCACACAGGGATCAGAGATTGGTCAACTATCCACCCATGCGCTCAATTTGGCATCTGTTGCCGATTTTGTTTCGCTGAATCCACAGCGCGACCTTTATGGTGAAATACTGTTCCATCAAGGCCGATTTCGGCGATTGTCTAGCTATCGCCAACTGAGAGCGAAAGAGTGTCTGGCGGAAATAACACCAGATCCAGGCAGTAATTGGTTTAGCTCTTACTTACCTGCACAACTAATTTTAGGCGATCCAGCAGTCCGAGATGCCGCAGTTCATGCCTTGCAGGCGTGCATTCCCCAGGCAACAATTTTGCCGATCGCTGTTGAGCGATTGGAATTGAGTAGTCTTCCAAGTACAGAACCACAGTTTGTCTATGCCAAAGAGCGATCGCACGATGGCAACACCTTTATTTATGACCTAGAAATTTGCGATCGCTCAGGTCAAATTCTAGAACGCTGGCAGGGATTGCAGCTAAAAGTGATTCAGTCATCACTAGCGAAAAATCCTTGGGTCGAATCATTGCTCGGCCCCTATCTGGAACGGCGAATTCAAGAACGCTTTCCTTCAGCAGATATTGCTATTATAGTTGATTGCAACCCTAATATAGAACGCCGAGTACACAGCGATCGCGTCATTCAACAAGCTATTGGGTCAAAAGTACCAATCTGGCGGCGATTCGATGGCAAACCAGAAGTAGTAGGTTGCCAGCAAGTTTCTGTGTCTCATACCGAAGCTTTGACTATAGCTATTGTCGGCAAAGGTGCAATTGGCTGTGATGTTGAACCCGTAGTTTCCCGTCCTGTCTCAATCTGGCAAGACTTGCTGGGGATAGAGAGATTCAAACTAGCAGAAATTATTCATCAGGAAACGGGAGAAGACCAGAATACTGCTGCGACTCGTATTTGGACAGCAATTGAGTGTCTCAAGAAGGCTGGGGCTATAGAGAATGCCCCCCTGATCCTCGCTAGTTTAACCGCTAGTAATGATGAAGTTTTGCTCCAATCAGGAGATTTGTCGATCTCCACCTTTGATATATCTGTGCAGTCCTTTGCCCACAAACTAGTCTTTTCTGTGCTTCTAAACAAACGATACTTCTGA
- a CDS encoding acyl-CoA thioesterase, with the protein MKAYEYIHIVGFEETNLVGNVYYVNHLKWQGRCREMFLKDYAPTILAELSQGLALATVRVSCEYFVELYAFDTIAIRMRMKELTQNRITMLFEYWRLTSGNEELIARGEQQIACMKREGERMLPTPVPAALREALQPYAEPRMGSGKQGVLG; encoded by the coding sequence ATGAAAGCATATGAATATATACATATTGTGGGTTTTGAAGAAACTAACCTCGTCGGAAATGTTTACTACGTAAACCACCTGAAATGGCAGGGTCGTTGTCGTGAGATGTTTCTTAAAGATTATGCCCCTACAATTTTGGCAGAACTATCCCAGGGTCTAGCTTTGGCTACTGTTCGGGTGTCTTGTGAGTATTTTGTCGAACTTTATGCCTTCGACACTATCGCCATCCGGATGCGTATGAAAGAACTTACCCAAAATCGAATCACAATGCTCTTTGAGTACTGGAGACTTACAAGTGGTAACGAAGAATTGATCGCTCGTGGTGAGCAGCAAATAGCCTGCATGAAACGAGAAGGAGAGCGAATGCTGCCAACACCTGTGCCAGCAGCACTGAGGGAAGCTTTACAGCCCTATGCGGAACCCAGGATGGGTAGTGGTAAGCAGGGGGTGCTGGGGTAG